The Vigna unguiculata cultivar IT97K-499-35 chromosome 6, ASM411807v1, whole genome shotgun sequence genome contains a region encoding:
- the LOC114188424 gene encoding uncharacterized protein LOC114188424 has translation MRVTQSRQKSYADKRRRPLEFEASNHVFLRVTPTTSIGRALKSRKLTPQFIGLYQITRRIGPAAYEIALPPHLANLHNVFHVSQLRKYVADPNHVLEQDDVQVREDLTMWVGPVRILDSQVKQLRGKEIRTVNVLWDEATQEMTWEMEDVMRRSYPHLFTDFSRIEST, from the exons ATGCGGGTAACTCAGAGTCGGCAGAAATCCTACGCCgataagaggaggaggccaCTCGAGTTTGAGGCTAGTAACCATGTATTCCTCAGGGTTACACCTACAACAAGCATTGGGAGAGCCCTGAAATCGAGGAAGTTGACCCCTCAGTTCATTGGTCTGTATCAGATTACGAGGAGGATCGGACCCGCCGCGTACGAGATTGCCTTGCCACCTCACTTGGCAAATCTGCACAACGTCTTCCATGTTTCACAACTGAGGAAGTACGTGGCAGATCCTAATCATGTGCTGGAGCAGGATGATGTCCAGGTGCGCGAGGATTTGACTATGTGGGTTGGACCAGTaagaatcttggattctcaagtgaAGCAGCTTAGGGGGAAGGAGATCAGAACGGTGAATGTGTTATGGGATGAGGCAACTCAGGaaatgacatgggagatggaggatgTCATGAGGAGGTCTTACCCTCATCTTTTCactg ACTTCAGTAGGATCGAATCCACATAG